The Plasmodium vinckei vinckei genome assembly, chromosome: PVVCY_06 genome contains a region encoding:
- a CDS encoding protein phosphatase, putative: MEYIGNIYDKVLSGYVSAHVLKYKSWEDKLIGNEECKNDSNYIKKNLEEILGTFVKNGKFSHSLWEQHKMFIGDEGIYLLGEIITICQIVQFIDSDDIENVQSNEEFKTNLIEELKRRLIIKKKTEILEEKIISNISMCNGDNNFYNNYYDDDIDEDEADNNSEYDNYQNNNDSIASVSNSTKHDSNGLDANNKTKLNDKNAVSNFVEMLCAGKANKYGFCEYDHKFNDKYNLKNIKNEHKSSKSIEHSILSFSEDHDHKYVCLLLNNSGIQEVRILRFSKDCINTNKLLDTLKGTVTFLNELRYLFKYFRSQIFFKDKIYGEFCAYIKFHKSDPNFSGTKALNEFFNSLNDNAIKYLFFGLSEDNLNLLEEAISYCPIATFSFFKNIKLLKNMNVNSVRRTWKSVCSLQKIYKNYKKMQEQSFLDDMKYNTDEYNATTIHQNVSNDGLISLSRPPGSNKENKNELFSDYSNNNIEYNEKPFSSSNNCNDNMQNEDNIEMGKKNLRMNNMLETNHSIDDNNKTLLEGSGKLLTESDYKSSQENKITRDNSMDDLRINMVKLFKTYGGQCRIGKVQGRCEDATFQTDTPPAFGIFDGVGSWSLEGIDASKFSIGLSLACQREAEKMSKNINGYENVSYNTIIRSKLLLKNSLESVKKEYADAYGSSTAIVGILDEYTGKCGISSLGDSVCMILRREFLPGDINFERETYPKFPVESFLYVNNKGRNPSIIRKIIWKTTDQKWENGAPYQLSNLPDRSQWKDLEARGLHSFVKILERVDIEGDSPDMAISPPSEILCMPGDLILLMSDGVCDNLFDEEIEAYCTFAISPEEACELGDPSAYTSAQDIAYSITNIAKRRSGDKLHSKPFLPYPGKYREPNKIYKGNKVDDISCVAIWVVCENEDSVKYIAMNPNEPSILETDQYYSNNYFHHFNKLTDICTPTKSFIKEKNRIERVNLKHTNSKKGETQTTFSNSNSTNMVNPFNASFFDSSETPIKFNDEPKSQNYEDLSDMVLRDDDEEEEEEDDEENYDSNNMEFGQYPNLNNNKDGTNKQALLPSHEHQLLENNPLYSNSSMDDMLMKTPNNNMLKEKYKNEIFNQDDFDHTPRQRMLEQNLDEQIEKINNMYIKTPLLHVDKKNKSPTKCKIKNKSIDKKMMPLMYHETPKKQTQKNNEKQNKSMIGDNYYYDDENDNHHNDPDNISDDYINKDSENMVTNFEDSETQDKIKNSKTSMLRINKKIANSKRKHFSPGKLDSVSKMNLYSKRSKKT, translated from the exons ATGGAATACATAGGCAACATATATGATAAAGTGCTATCTGGATATGTATCTGCACAcgtattaaaatataaatcatgGGAAGACAAATTAATAGGTAATGAAGaatgtaaaaatgatagtaattatataaagaaaaatctAGAAGAAATATTAGGGacatttgtaaaaaatggaaaattttCACACTCATTATGGGAACAGCATAAAATGTTCATAGGCGATGAGGGAATATATCTTTTAGGTGAAATTATAACTATTTGCCAAATTGTACAATTTATAGATTCCGATGATATTGAAAATGTCCAAAGTAATGAAgaatttaaaacaaatttaatagaagaattaaaaagaagattaattattaaaaaaaaaactgaaatattagaagaaaaaattatatctaATATATCTATGTGTAATggtgataataatttttataataattactatgatgatgatattgatgaagatgaagcagataataatagtgaATATGAcaattatcaaaataataatgattccATTGCATCTGTTTCAAATAGCACTAAACATGATAGCAATGGATTAGAtgctaataataaaacaaagttaaatgataaaaatgcgGTATCTAATTTTGTAGAAATGTTATGCGCAGGAAAAGctaataaatatggatTTTGTGAATATGATcataaatttaatgataaatataatttaaagaatataaaaaatgaacataAGTCTTCTAAATCAATTGAACAttctattttatcattttcagaAGACCATGatcataaatatgtatgcCTATTGCTTAACAATTCAGGGATACAAGAAGTTAGAATTTTAAGATTTAGTAAAGATTgcataaatacaaataaattattagatACCTTAAAAGGAACagtaacatttttaaatgaacttcgatatttatttaaatattttagatcacaaatattttttaaagataaAATTTATGGTGAATTTTGcgcatatattaaatttcaTAAAAGTGACCCTAATTTTAGTGGCACAAAAGCActaaatgaattttttaattctttaaatgataatgctattaaatatttattttttggattAAGTGAAGATAACTTAAATTTATTGGAGGAAGCTATTTCTTATTGTCCTATTGCTACTTTctccttttttaaaaatattaaacttcttaaaaatatgaatgtTAATTCAGTTCGTCGTACTTGGAAATCAGTTTGCAgcttacaaaaaatatataaaaattataaaaaaatgcagGAACAAAGTTTTCTAGATgatatgaaatataatacaGATGAATATAATGCAACAACTATACATCAAAATGTGTCTAACGATGGActtatttctttatctcGACCGCCAG GTAgcaataaagaaaataaaaatgaattgtTTTCGGACTAcagcaataataatatagaatataatgaaaagcCATTTTCTAGTTCAAATAATTGTAACGATAATATgcaaa ATGAAGATAACATTGAAatgggaaaaaaaaatttaagaaTGAATAATATGTTAGAAACAAATCATTCAATAGacgataataataaaacattattaGAAGGGTCTGGCAAATTATTAACCGAAAGTGATTATAAATCTTCtcaagaaaataaaataacaagAGATAATTCAATGGATGATTTAAGAATCAATATGgttaaactttttaaaacatatgGTGGTCAATGCCGTATTGGAAAAGTACAAGGAAGATGTGAAGATGCCACTTTTCAAACAGATACACCACCAGCCTTTGGAATTTTTGATGGAGTGGGTTCATGGAGTTTAGAAGGTATAGATGCATCCAAATTTTCAATTGGATTATCATTAGCATGTCAGCGTGAAGCTGAAAAAAtgtcaaaaaatattaatggatatgaaaatgtatcatataatactattattcgatctaaattattattaaaaaattcattagaaagtgtaaaaaaagaatatgcAGATGCATATGGTAGTTCAACTGCTATCGTTGGTATTTTAGATGAATATACAGGAAAATGTGGTATATCATCTTTAGGTGATAGTGTATGTATGATTTTAAGAAGAGAATTTTTACCAGGTGatattaattttgaaaGAGAAACATATCCTAAATTTCCTGTTgaatcttttttatatgtaaataataaaggaaGAAATCCTTCTAttattagaaaaattatatggaaAACTACAGATCAAAAATGGGAAAACGGAGCACCATATCAATTATCAAACTTACCAGATCGTAGTCAATGGAAAGATTTAGAAGCAAGGGGATTACATAGTtttgttaaaatattagaaaGAGTAGATATTGAAGGAGATTCACCAGATATGGCAATATCACCACCTTCAGAAATTTTATGTATGCCAGGagatttaatattattaatgagTGATGGTGTTTgtgataatttatttgatgaAGAAATTGAAGCTTATTGTACATTTGCTATAAGTCCTGAAGAAGCATGTGAATTAGGCGATCCTAGTGCATATACATCAGCACAAGATATTGCATATTCAATTACAAATATAGCAAAAAGAAGAAGTGGTGATAAACTACATTCTAAACCATTTTTACCATATCCAGGAAAATATAGAGaaccaaataaaatatataaaggaAATAAAGTAGATGATATTTCATGTGTAGCCATTTGGGTTGTTTGTGAAAATGAAGATagtgtaaaatatatagctaTGAATCCAAATGAACCATCTATATTAGAAACTGATCaatattattcaaataattatttccatcattttaataaattaacaGATATATGTACACCTACTAAATCAtttattaaagaaaaaaatagaatagAACGTGttaatttaaaacataCAAATTCAAAGAAAGGAGAAACACAAACTACATTTTCTAACTCAAATAGCACTAATATGGTAAACCCATTTAATGCTAGCTTCTTTGATTCATCAGAAACGCCAATCAAATTTAATGATGAACCTAAAAGTCAAAATTATGAAGATTTAAGTGATATGGTTTTAAGAGATgatgatgaagaagaagaagaagaagacgacgaagaaaattatgatagTAACAACATGGAATTTGGACAATATCCAaacttaaataataataaagatggAACAAATAAACAAGCATTATTGCCATCTCACGAACACCAAttattagaaaataatcctttatattcaaattCATCAATGGATGATATGCTTATGAAAAcaccaaataataatatgttaaaagaaaaatataaaaacgaAATTTTTAATCAAGATGATTTTGATCATACACCTAGACAAAGAATGTTAGAACAAAATTTAGATGaacaaattgaaaaaataaataatatgtatataaaaactcCTTTATTACatgttgataaaaaaaataaatcaccaactaaatgtaaaattaaaaataaatctattgataaaaaaatgatgccATTAATGTATCATGAAACTCCAAAAAAACAAactcaaaaaaataatgaaaaacaaaataaatcaatGATTGgtgataattattattatgatgatgaaaatgataatcaTCATAATGATCCCGATAATATTAGTGATGATTATATCAACAAAGATTCAGAAAATATGGTAACTAATTTTGAAGATAGTGAAACACaggataaaattaaaaattctaAAACTTCTATGCTcagaattaataaaaaaatagctaactcaaaaagaaaacatTTTAGTCCAGGAAAGCTAGATTCAGTTAgtaaaatgaatttatattcaaaacggtccaaaaaaacataa
- a CDS encoding U6 snRNA-associated Sm-like protein LSm7, putative, with protein sequence MSVLPGPTENINKDNKFMNDIKKFMNQKIRVKFDGGREVVGNLIGHDAIFNLVLDKTEEFIRDPNDSYVITEKSRNIGLIVARGTSVALITPVNGTQEISNPFISEEK encoded by the exons ATGTCTGTATTACCAGGACCTACAGAAAATATCAACAAAGATAATAAGTTTATGaatgatattaaaaaattcatgaACCAAAAAATTAGAGTAAAATTCGATGGGGGAAGAGAAg tTGTTGGCAATTTGATTGGCCATGATGCCATATTTAACTTAGTTCTAGACAAAACCGAAGAATTTATACGAG ATCCAAATGATAGTTATGTAATAACTGAAAAAAGTAGAAATATTGGATTAATTGTAGCCCGAGGAACTTCG GTTGCTTTGATTACCCCCGTTAATGGCACTCAAGAAATTTCAAACCCATTTATATCGGAAGAAAAATAG